GCTCATATTGGGCCAATCAATGTAACCTCGTTCGCTCAGGTGCTGTGCTACGTTAATGGTACTTGGCGCGACATATAAGGTACAGAGTCTGGCGCATGCCTAACAGAGACAAAATAGACTAACGAGACTTCCCTCGGCTCAGTTGACACCCTGACCTAACTGTCCAGTCGATCCAGATGAATTTGACGATTGGCTTGCCAGCCTCAAGGACTTGAGAGCGCGCGCAAGATATCGAACGGGCGAAGTCATTGGTCAAGAAGTACGAGGAGTTTCTAGATGACTGGTCTTAAACGATTTGACGCAGCCGACTATCTGGATAGCGAGGAAATGATAGCGGAGTACCTGTCTGCAGCACTGGAGTACGAAAATCCAGATGTCTTCCTCGCCGCAGTGTCTGATGTCGCAAAGGCGAGAGGAATGACCTCTATTGCCAACAGCACCGGATTGGAGAGAGAGCCTCTACAAAGCGCTGGCCCCTGGTGCAAAGCCACGATACGCGACTATTGTCAAAGTGCTGCATAGTCTGGGGGGCAGGCTGACTGTTCTTCCGTGATAGTCATACCCCTTTGCCTGGATAGAAACACGAAGCTATATCCCCGACAGCACAAAATCCACAGCCGCAACAATCTCGGAGCGAAGCGCTGACAGATCATAAGATTGAGCACCGAGTTGGCTGCGATCAATCCCCGCAATGTCTTGAGTGATCGCAAAGAATGTCTCGCCATCAAGCGCGAAGGACGGGTTCAGTCTCGACAGGCTCATGGGGGCTGCGATCTTGGCGGGGGAGAGGGGTATGACCAGCGTTGTTTTCAGGTCGCTCAGCAAGTC
This genomic interval from Thermodesulfovibrionia bacterium contains the following:
- a CDS encoding CcdB family protein, which codes for DLLSDLKTTLVIPLSPAKIAAPMSLSRLNPSFALDGETFFAITQDIAGIDRSQLGAQSYDLSALRSEIVAAVDFVLSGI